TAGTTACGTCCTAACCATTTAGTTATGCCCCAATCCGGTAGTTACACCACTCCCGGGTAGTTATGCCCTGAATCCGCTTTTCCAAGGCAGTAGCACCCCAGGAAGGGAGCCACAGGGGGAACAGCCccctgcattagacaatatagtgactggttcactatattgtatattatgtatattattcaaattttaccccgcaatttccctggtaccattCAAACCTTCCCCTGCTATCGGAGCCAAGAATGTGGGGTTAAGGGGGTTCCGAGACAAATGTCCTACAGCTTTGGGtagtagagggtgagaggaatccatcgataccacgtccgggctactcctgtgaggacttcgtctggctcgcgatcggtttctcgagagagaagcaggtcgcaatctgtcagtcgtctccctcgccaggaggtgcaggacatggaggcttctgtctcctaaccatcccgtgagaggaagcgagggagaggaggcgcctccctcccaaaaaagaaaattaaaactggtggacaaggcacttccaaaccccataaaacgtaatcatcgcgtcgaccattaaacaatggaactgtcgaagtcttagatctaaagtaaatgactttaaattattagcctcgtcctatgctcccgatattatagttctccaagaaactcatttaacaaacctcgtctctgacgaggtcgtatcgctcaggaactaccatttatgtcggaaggatcgtgagggtaggggttgaGGCGGAGTCGCCaagtacatccaccaaagcctcccttttacagaagtgactattgattctactttggagtttgtcgcatgcaaagtaaaaattaatggcacatatctgactatatgttcagtttattgtccacctgataaagtgataatctatgatgagctctttgctcttcaggaacgtctgccacaaaataaagtaattttaggtgattttaatgctcatcatacgttaagGGATTCACTGCGAGTGGatagtagaggtgagcaagtagttaagctgattaacgagtctgatttagtccttctgaatgatggtagtcccacgcaggtggacgataataccggtaatttgagctttataaacatatcactggtctcttcatcaatagcagccaagtgcctgtggcacaccattgacgactcgttgggaagcgatcatcttgctattttgattgaatattcatgcgacacagtgagaacgccttcagcgcctaaatttaacgtaaaaagaacagactgggtcgccttcacaaggagcgtcaagctcgaacttgaagcagctttgctatccattcctaaaacttcgacagatagcgttaagcatagagttccttggtggacaccagattgccgcagggcgctgtgccgacgcaataaggcctacaggcctttcaaaaataacatcacaaatgagaacttttgcaattacaaacaagcaagagctagctagggctcgtagagtaattagacaatcaaaaagagactcctggcgaagctttgtctctacaattaacagcaatacaaaaacatcagaggtttggtccactatcaataaaagcaatagaaaaaaaaaaaaaacatctttcaaaatgaacaacatcattgaagaggataacaatttggattcacctagagacattgctaatgcactcgccaggcagttctctcatacaagcagctcagcaaactaccatcgcGCATTCCTGcacatcaaggaagcggctgagctgcaacctattcactttgccacaagagatgaatttgattataataaagatcttacaatatatgagcttgtccgagccctagaagcctgtagaggaacatccccaggccccgatgagattcgatatgagatgacaaaacaacttaatcatgatgacatgattaagttgctagaagtgtacaatgaaatttggaaaggccacacttttccaaattcatggcacttcgcccacatcattcccatatcgaaaggagggggtaatcccagatttgccatctcctatcgcccaattgcgttgacaagttgcttatgcaaggtcatggaacgaattgttaacagtaggctattgcattttttaaattccagtaatttactagttgacgggCAGTgtggtttccgaaagggacgccaaactctcgatcaactagtaaagcaggacagtcatattcaagaggcaattgccaaaagatattttttgatttcagtatttttagatatataaaaagcctacgacatgacatggcgatatggcctactcagaaaactttatgcttttggattacatggaaacttgccttgttttattttaaaaattaatttctgacagaactttttctgtcaaattattttctggcaatgtcactttttcggacatttttgtccagctaaacggggtcccacaaggatgtgacttgtcaccaacattatttctatgtatgataaatgacatcttaccatctcctcctcggaatcttaaatactcactgtacgctgatgattgtgcattatggcattccagcaataatgcagaattctcagcaaatcgcatccaattggcactggatatgattcataactggggcctctagtggggttttaagttttccactagaaagagtattggggtattttttcacataggaggaagccgaacatcaggctagctctagacaaccacccaatacctattcaaaattctgcctAATTTCTTGGGCTTccttttgatagtagactcaattggaaagaccacattggtcagttaaaaaaataatgtgaaagagcactaaatttataaaAGTGCATTTCTGATAATAAATGGGGaactgatagacagtctttgctaatggtatataaagtcCTGATTAAGTccaaagtagattatgggtcaattgtgtatggttcggcatcgaaaacaagtttgaaaggtttggatgctgtgcagaatgcttgtttgcatgtgcgtcttggagccctgaaatgtactcggatcgagcgtcttgaggtggagtcaagagtacctcccctccgactcagacgcggccagtttgCACTGaactatgccgcaaaggtggctcaagacccaagccaccctaatggcaatggaggcattaggccctttgccacgagactccacgacctcgtcgagaaagtcggtatagatctctctaccatcgatacctggttaagtcaaacatagcgccatgggaaacccccaattttttctatcatggaagcctggcgcCGGaaggtgaggtacgccagaggtaagagagatcattattaaacatctaattttttttcatatatataccgacggctccaagacagatgagtgtgtaggtgtgggtgtatggtcgactgaatgtgaactaaagtttagactgccaaatcatacatcgatttttcttgctgaactttttgccattgattttgcactatcgacgacccacgatagaatagttcttttttcagattcattaagttaacttaaagctattaaatccttagaaaccactaaagatgaattgctgggtaatatcattcgtaagttacacggtgccaacaaatcaattaaGCTAATATGttcatggcaatgaacaggctgacaaattagccgggtcaactggcgatttggacactaccatagttcgtacaactctcaggtgttttgtgtctcttataaaagcaaaaatacatcacctgtggcaaagtgagtggaccaacctccaaatcaacaacaaacataaaacaacaatCGAACTGTGGAATACATCCCACAGAAAagtcagaagggaggaggtggttttggcccgCTTAAGGGTCAATGCCACCCCAATAAccctcctcactccctacatagaaagaACCTATCCTTcacagtgccctcaatgcaccaccaCTCTAACACTCAACCATATATTTACAACATGCCCAATATACCATATCAATTGACAACCACTCAGaattttttaaagaataaaacaaagatttTACTACATCAAATCtgctatcagatgatgaaaaaataataaataaagtaatcacttttctaagggagacaaaactttatgaccttatatagattgatagaataaataggatccattggcttaataaccttggccacatgccgctggttgatagccaagaaatccaacaaagaaagaagaaagaaatcgatACCATTAATCGTCCTGATCGGCCTTGCGAAGGTCTTCCGAATATTGacctttattcatatatgcatgtatgctgcttttttttttctttcttttgttcccgTTAATGAGTTTGCGCCAGCGTTCGACACTCACGGTTCGAGCCCCTCGCCGGTGAGCGTGTCGACAATCTCCACGTAGTCGTACATGCACCGCGAGTTCTCTTCGACGTCGATATCCCTCCACTCGATCCTGGCGACGTGTCCGGGAGGCAGAACGAGGTCGGCGGAGACGTCCAGGTATCGCCGGTAACGCACCATGTCCCCGGGGCTTATGATGCGCCCTTCGGTGGCTGTGATCTCCTGGCCGCCTTCCGTCACTGCCAAAGCAAGGCGCGGTTAGTTGTCGGCTGAGCTGGTTCTGCCTTTGGATGTTGCCTATGTATAagaatgtgtacgtgtatatgtatattagatatcatatatatatatatgtatatttatatatataatatgtatgtgtatatatgtaagtatatatatgtatatatacacaatatatttatatgtatgcccacacatatatacaaacacacacatacatatatatacatatacacatatatgtatatgcatatgtatacatatatatgaatatatatacacatatgtatatatatacatatatgaatatatgtacatatatattcatatgcgtttTTGAAAACGcacgtatgtaaatgtaaatatatgtatatgtgtatgtgtgtgtgtgtgtgtgtgtgtgtgtgtgtgtgtgtgtgtgtgtgtgtgtgtgtgtgtgtgtgtgtgtgtgtgtgtgtgtgtgtgtgtgtgtgtgtgtgtgtgtgtgtgtgtgtgtgtgtgtgtgtgtgtgtgtgtgtgtgtgtgtgtgtgtgtgtggagtacttACGCGAGTAAATTTCGCCATCGCAGCTTAGGTTCACGTATGGTTTTGCTGTAATAAAAATGTGATAATATTTAATAGCAGAAGTACCTTGTAAAGAGATCGGTGTAtaattaattgatagataaaacagtaataaataacagagagagagagagagagagagagagagagagagagagagagagagagagagagagagagagagatgggagagagagacaggttgtTAGGCAGAGAATAGTTCTATAAAGACAGCGGTAACATGTACATGAACAAGTGTctaataaaatagatagagatataagaaaggagggaatagaaGCTAAATAGACaacaaaattgagagagagaaaaaaaaaaaaagagggaggaaggaggagataggaaaaaaaagggaggagggggtgaggaaaaaaaaacggagaaagaaataACAGCTCGAAGAAATAACCGagcccaaaacaaaacaaaaaatatcccgCCTCACGGATGTAGCAGCAGAATTTCCTCCCCTTGCGACACCTCTTCTTCTCAGCCACGCCGGGACAGGTTGCCGCGTGGATGTGGCAGCTTCCTCCCGACTGCTTGCACCTCTTGGTACGGTGTCTGTACCTGCGTTGGCCACAGCAGAACTCGTCGGTAGTTGGGCAGTAGAGCATGGGTCGGTCCTGCTCTCCGGAGCAGTCTTCCAAGGGCTGCCAAGTGCCTCCTTTCGCTGTGCACTTGTCGTCGTCGCATGATAATCCTtggtaggagggtggggggttaAATGGCGTGGGGTTACGgaatgccgtgtgtgtgtgtgtgtgtgtgtgtgtgtgtgtgtgtgtgtgtgtgtgtgtgtgtgtgtgtgtgtgtgtgtgtgtgtgtgtgagtgtgtgtgtgtgatttcaagGTATGGAATGGGAATTGTGGTATTGCGTGTACACAGCCGTTGCGAAAATGAATGTTCGAGGGGAAAAAGGATGTTCTAGGGGAAAAGGGCTGTCCGAGTGGAAAAGGGCTGTCTGAGGGGAAAAGGGCTATTCTAGAGGAAAAGGACTGTTCTAAGGGAAAAGGTCTGTTCGAGGGGAAAGGGACTGTTCTAGGGGAGCGGGGCTGTTTGAGGGGAAAAGGACTATGGGAATAGGGCTGTCCGAAGGGAAAAGGACTGTTCTGTGGGAAAAGTTCTATTCGTGGGGAGAGGGACTGTTCGAGGGGAAAAGCACTTTTCTAGGGAAGATGGGCTGTTTGAGGGGAAAAAGGCTACCCGACGGGAAAAGGACTGTTTTAGGGGAGAGAGGCTGTTCGAGGGGAAAAGTACTGTTGTAAGTGAAAGGGGCTATTCTATTGGAAAAGGGCTGTTCGAGGGGAAAGAGGCTGTGTATGCAAgggtctatacacacatataaaacatatatatgtatatacacatatgtatatatatataaatatatatatttatatatatatatatatatatatatatatatatgtacgtgtgtgtggttaAGTATAAAGgagtatcaatatatacatatattttgttttttatttttttatatctaacatAAACATCCTTGACTTACTGTGGTGATGTTGGTACAAGGTTGTGTGGATCCCTGGAGGCGGGTCATCACCAAACCAAAACTGTCTTTGGTTCTGATTCGTTTTCAGGAGCTGGTCTTCTTTACCTTCGTTTTTAGGTTTTACGAAGCTCGTCTGTCTGACTGGCTTCTTTTGCACGGGATCGGTCTCGAAGCCCGTTTCGTTCTCATCCTCTCGGAGCTTCGGttccgcttttctctcttcctccggcGTCGATTCCTCCTTCTCCGCATCTTCCTCCCGGAGATTCAGGCTCTTGGATCCTCTTTTGTCCGAGATCGAATCCTCTGTTGAGTCGCCGAGGGCCTTCTGAACCTTCGCCTCCGATTTGCTTTTGGCGCTCATTTGCTTCGCTCTCTTCCCTTCGGATCTCGGCCTCGAGCTCCTCGTGGTCGCATCTCGCTCCTCGTTTGCTCCGCTGACGCTCTGGGGGCGTTGGACATACGGTACAgacgtatgtgtgtgattgtgtgtgtgtgtgtgtgtgtgtgtgtgtgtgtgtgtgtgtgtgtgtgtgtgtgtgtgtgtgtgtgtgtggtgtgtgtgtgtgtgtgtgtgtgtgtgtgtgtgtgtgtgtgtgtgtgtgtgtgtgtgtgtgtgattgtgattgtatgtgtgtgtgtctttgtgtgtgtgtgtgtgtgtgtgtgtgtgtgtgtgtgtgtgtgtgtgtgtgtgtgtgtgtgtgtttgtgtgtgtttgataaaacGGGAGACACTAAGCCGTTTAGAGTACATTTACTGGCTATGGCATTTATCTTTTTGTATGTTCATATCTACCAATCTGcatatctatgcatctgtctgtatatctatcagtcaatctatctgtttatgtgtcaATCCATTTAtcaatcgatatatctatctatccatccatctatcagtcagtctatctatctgcataacacacacacacacacacacacaaacacacacacacacacacacacacacacacacacacacacacacacacacacacacacacacacacacaaacatacatatatatacatacatatttatacatgtgtacatatatatagatagatagatagatatatgtacacacacacatacctcattatcaatatatattcacacagatctAGAAAGACGATCACACAGCCAAGGCGCTGACTCACCCCCACCCcgatcagcagcagcaacagcagcggaAACAGCGACCGAAACAGCATTGCTCCGTTTCCTCCAATGGGTCTTTGGGGAAGAAATCGGGATGTAATTTggttcgtatgtgtgtgcgtgtgcgtgtgcgtgtgcgtgtatgtgtgcgtgtatgtgtgtgtatgtgtgcgtgtgtgtgtgtgtgtgcgtgtgcgtgtgcgtgtgcgtgtatgtgtgtgtatgtgtgcgtgtgtgtgtgtgtgtgtgtgtgtgtgtttgcatgtgtatgtgtatatgtatggatataaatatgtttatatatgtacacacacacacacacacacacacacatatatatatatgtatgtatgtatgtccgtgtaagtgtataagtatatatgtgtatgtatatgtatatatatgtatgtatatgtgtgtgtatatatatattatattatatatatacatacacactatatgtatgtgttcacacatgtataggtatatgttatAATGATGAACTTGCATACGTGCGCACgcatatacatcacatatattatTCCCAAGCCCTTCGGGAAAGAGAATTCAAGATACTCACACGAAAGCGAGAGTCAGCTGCCTGTGTTTTCCTTGACAAGCACCTCCCTTGGCAGTTGTCAGCAGACTGAGGCTCCGATGAAGTTCTCCCGCCGCCTCGCCTCCCTTCGCCGTTTCTGCCAAGGACAAAACGCCGCGAAAAttgatttattttcctctctgatATTACATCTACATTTCTTAATGAGGTTCATATAGGATGTAAATGCCCTATTATAAAATTCatggagaaaatatgaaaatattgctCGTATGTAATTTACTCAGTTTCTGTTTAAGGACGTTGATTACGTGGTAATTAACCGATAAGCTGGAGATATTTTGAAGCTTGTTATCAGCAGAAGGAAGAGCTGTTAATAAACCGAAATACGCCTGGCTTTAATTCCCGAGAAAGAATGGCCTAGCTAAAACGACCGAGAAAGATGACCTGGTTAAAACGACCAAGGGGAAGATGAATTAATTAGAAAGACTCAGGAATAATACCcggcataataaaaaaaaaaaaaaaaaaaaaaaaaaaagtgagaatacGACCTGGTTATAGCAACCTTAAAACCTTAAAAGACAACTTGTTTGAATAAGGGAGGATAACTTGGCTATAACGACGTGTTGATGATAGTCTGAATCTTTGTGAGGCATGGTtgaaacgacacacacacacacacacacacacacacacacacacacacacacacacacacacacacacacacacacacacacacacagaccagcgGTGCCCCCTTCAAAAATCACCTATTTAactggagaaaaataagaatattttgaCTTTGAAAGTTAGAAGAAAGTTGTTTTTCAAGCTTTCCTTGATAACTTTGCCCATGTTGGGCAGACTATACCTTCTAGCTTATTTAgtcacttattgttattattattgttgttattattataattattgttgttattattgttgttactagcaatagtagtagtagtagtagcattattattgttattgctattatcattatcactattattattatcattgttgttattagcagaaatagtagtagtagcattattattgttattgctattatcattataattattattattataataataattatcattattaatttcattatcattatcattattattattactattattattattattattatcattaatattattatcatgatcatcattatcctgaccatcattatcattactattattctcatcattattatttcttactcaAGCAACACATCCTTTTATAATGCTGAGGTAAATCACTTTAAAAGAGCTAACGGACACTGCAAGACCAAAATATTCGCCCGATCACTGTGCTTTTAATCCTGGATGCGTTGTGGTTATCTCTAGAGAATGACCTTACCCTTGCTTCGTCAGGTTATAATGGGAAAACAGCGCATTCCTCTCACAAGCCATGGATTcagagacgatatatatatatatatatatatatgtatatgtatacatacacacacatatacatatatacatacatatatataaatatatgtatatatacatatatatattatgtatatatatatattatgtatatatatacatatatatatatatatatatatatatatatatgcatgtgtgtgtgtgcgtac
The Penaeus chinensis breed Huanghai No. 1 chromosome 22, ASM1920278v2, whole genome shotgun sequence DNA segment above includes these coding regions:
- the LOC125037105 gene encoding uncharacterized protein LOC125037105, with translation MLFRSLFPLLLLLLIGVGSVSGANEERDATTRSSRPRSEGKRAKQMSAKSKSEAKVQKALGDSTEDSISDKRGSKSLNLREEDAEKEESTPEEERKAEPKLREDENETGFETDPVQKKPVRQTSFVKPKNEGKEDQLLKTNQNQRQFWFGDDPPPGIHTTLYQHHHRLSCDDDKCTAKGGTWQPLEDCSGEQDRPMLYCPTTDEFCCGQRRYRHRTKRCKQSGGSCHIHAATCPGVAEKKRCRKGRKFCCYIPKPYVNLSCDGEIYSLTEGGQEITATEGRIISPGDMVRYRRYLDVSADLVLPPGHVARIEWRDIDVEENSRCMYDYVEIVDTLTGEGLEPYNISRFCGRKVPHTMDSKSNLVTLRFKTDYSVQEAGFDICFRAVQV